The DNA region CCCTTCTTAGACAGAGATTGTGCTATAGGGCTGCTTTAGCATTTGGACACAGAACCAAAAAACACGACAGCATCATGCCGCTACAGTGTCATTTTAGCAAGCATGCCGGCATGGCGGAGGTAAAAGAAGTGTGACAGGCGTGACATGTGTGACACAGtgttagtgtgacatataacgtAAGTGTTGGCaatgctttataaacaataatgaTGGCATGATATGGCAAAAACAATAGTTTACCACCCCTGTTATATTGTGGTCGGTCTCACCCTCAGCTCTgggggtaaggagctcctggacctcattgttttgcCAATTCCTGGACATACTGGGCCACTGTTCCTCTTCtttaagttagctgctaactgcaatcagctgctttttaaatcatcTGGTGGTTGGTTGCACCCATAAAACGTCATCAAACCATCACACTTGTCCCACgcatcctgctggctgtcccttttacacagacattgttTTGGCACTGTTatcacctctgctgctgctggcttaaaggtgagacaccTCTGGCCCCCATTCCATGACTGTACCTTTTACAAAGAATGGCAAGACAGCAAACCAGCGTGAAATTCCCGcgttgaagaggcagtgtagaAATTgcgcatagcgttagttcaggcaggacacgttaggttcgttcgagatgagccagtccTGCGCAGATTCAATCACCGGTGATcagcgcacaatgcatgccggtcagttttgtgtccgacttcatcccgacttgctctgacgtattacaaaagtggatgGCGATAAAGCCGCGAGAGCAAGGTggctgcagtttttagagccaggcactgcagttgctctccaccgactgcaccgcctggctctcacctgatctaacagttGATTGGTTAAGATGccgactcaacaatatgacgttttagataaactactcatttgtgttgaattttagagattaagattgtatttgtctgacctgaaggtttattctatgaacagaaaacatgttgtgtgactgatggtgaaaacaaactgatatatgggtctgatcacttttttaatgaattgacatcattccagacaggatgtaagtgtgtctgtgacttcctgcacggactgaaggctgctggaaactgtcgggaaactgtccgacttcaccacagctttttgtcaccgccccccgctgcggccgcctgttctcgtctacttttcaggtgaggcgcagttcatctcgaacgagcctaatgtcaagctcagctcacatcctagctacatcagctgatttcaaacagcccaatcaactgatggagtggctgattgatggaagggagtcagctgatataTCACAtcattcctttctatgcaaccaattagcaaatctcattcagagaccctatttaaactgctctggtctgcctactgttgctgcttcctctgcaagctgttTTGCAagctgcctccaccccagctcctcctttttaaGTTATGTCCGACTAATGAacgtcatttctgtttgtcattaatactgctctgttctgttcccgggggtctttgctgcttcTCTCCCTACCGCAGGCTTTCCATGTCGgggcatggaagggcagggaggtgtgctctctctgccttaggctttctgcgtagtcctaggaaaggcagagaggccccagaacagagccataccgccaaatataataatgcaaatggaaataaagttttcgtTGACCAAAATGGTCCTGACTGAAGTAGCTTGTGATTTAGAGTctgggattgtctgcacatggctccCAACATTAACGTGGCTGAGCCGGCAGCTCGCAGCTGATAATGAACAATTCTAGCAACactaacagtgctgacagagctaatggtttAATCATGGAGGGGGACCGGAGGGTGAGCGTCACACTTCTATGATTATCATTGGTAACCGTTGTATGAGCGCAGTGCCAGGCTGCGGCAATCAGCTAGCTATTACAGTACACACATGACTCAAATGCATGCACGAATGGATCGTctaccaaaacaaagaacataGTAGCTTGGATTACATGACACACAGATGAAACaggacttcattctctgctcaggatgccattactccactttatcttaacatagcaaatagtggtttgctgctattctagagctctgaatgttgcatacagctcctttactTATTACCAGCTAAAACTATATTGGaccttacaaaataaaaaactctCTATTGTCTAGTTTTAGCAAAGTATTATGGGAGAAATCGTGTAGAGCAATAAGGATGTCTTGATGACTTGAGAGTAAATGAATTGGCATTTAACTATTTCGAGAATCACTTAAACATTCACATCAgtcttaaaaaaagaagaaaatgctgAATATTACCTGGTTCCTTTCGTTTGTAAGGATTCTCTGCTTTTATTTGTCTTATGTGAAAGTAATGTTTTTCACAACTTTCTGtccacaaaaccaaacaactgatTAATACATAATGTAAAAAGTAATCACAATAATTGATCATGAAATAATAGTTGCAGCCCCAATTATATGCATTTCATTAAAACAGTGTAATATAATTCTTGTAGTCTACAACAAGCAGGATATTAGACTAGAAACATACTTTGCAGTATTGGGTAAACTGTAAGACAAAGATATTCTCTAGAGAGATGCTAAGCTTTGCAAGCCTTTTAAAAACTGCTCATAGCTGCTCACACTGGATTTCTCTTTATTGAGACATTATTCTCCACTAGTGTCCTTGACCTCTGGTCACCCTGTGGGCAAGTAGGCTCCTGGActctggtagttgtagtctgGACATACTTTTTGAACCAGTCTGTAGTCTGTGCTGTAGAACGACACGTAGATGCAGATGACCTGGAAAGGTTTGGAGCACATCCAGGTGACGTGGCTCTGGATCTGCTCCTGAGCGCACGTCTTGGATGGGTCATAGTTACACAGCATCACCTTTTTGTTACGCTCCGTCTTCTCATAGTCCACCCTGCAGTTGAATGTCTTTGAGTCTTTGGGGTTAACCACGCTTTGGCGCTCTAGATCAAACTCCACCTCTTTCATCGGCGGAACAAGGCTGACGGAGACGTTGCCCACACCTGTGGAGTTGTGGCGGAAGTACACTCCAAGAGAGCCGTTCCCATGATCCACGATCTTGCCCATTATCAGCAAATTGAGTTTGACAGTCTTGATGTTTGAGTAAAAGTCCCCCCAGCTGAACGTCCTGGAGACTTTGGATGTTCCATGGACTTTCATGACGGGACGGAGCTTTATCTTTAAGGATGGGTTGGAGTGTGGCTGGGAGTTTCTTCCTAGTACTTCCATGAGTCCCTGTTTTGAAAGAGGAATAAAGCGGCTGATGGGTAGTTTGGTGTTCTGCATCAAACTCCCTGTTTGGAGAGCCAAGTTCTTCTGTGAAGGAGGGTCTTGGTCTCTGTTGAGTTCAGGTGATGTTCTCTTGCTGAAGGTGAAGTTGGCGTGACTTTGCCCAAGAACCAACTAAACAGAAAATCAAGAGAGATATTTGGACATTAAGTGCAagtggaaataaatttgaattaaattaatacTCACTCTAATACTTTAAACAATATCTATTTCAagatatactgtgcaggattttccccaaaaaacaatGCATAGACTCATACAGACGTAATCGCTCTAGATCATGACCTGTGACCCACTAGAATTGTGTGGGGGtgtatttttttcagcagaGACACTGCTCCCTgcctgtatttttatattttcttcttattttctgagTTTATGGGCATGAAGCCCACAGCACCTAGGTCATGCAGTGGCTTTATAAATAAGTAGCAACCAGTTGCCAGATACAAACTAACCCACtaaccccctaaccctaaccctgacccTAACcctaagcagcaggcatccaagagacactgAAAAGAAACACTAATATAGTGAagcaaaacaccaaatgagagTGGATCTGGgcttttcacttttgctggcaagTGTGTTGACAGTACGGTGGATCAGTGGTTaacattgtcacctcacagcaagaggttccCGGATCGAATCCAGGGTGCGGGATCAAACCCCAGGGTGGGTGAGCCCTtcagtgtggagtttgcatgttctccccgtgtcagcgtgggttttctctgggtactccggcttcctcccacagtccaaagacatgcagattggggactaggttaattggtgactctaaattgtctgtaggtgtgaatgtgagtgtgaatggttgtctgtctctatgtgtcagccctgtgatagtctggtgacctgtccagggtgtaccctgcctctcgcccaatgtcagctgcaCTAAGAACCAGCGACCCCCAACAGAATAAGGtgttacagaaaatgagtgaatgaatggtAAGTGTGTTTACAGttacaatcctgcatagtataccatTAATGTTAAACCACTCCTGAAAACCCAGTAACAAAAGTCAGTAACTAAGACAGAATGCGGCAAAATTAGATAtacagtgattaaaaaaaaaaaccctaaactAAAATAGATTAattcaaaatgtgttaaatatacAAGAACTGACAAAAACCTAACAAAGGGAAAAGAACATACTGTGAAGGATTATACTTTTTAAATTACGATGCAATAgcttttaagatgtttttttttcttgtaggtGATGAATAGTGTTTTCAGATTAAACACCaaaaatgcatcatattttgtgttgtttaggGTGTATTTTAGCATGTAAAACTGCAAAAATCATCTTACGGAGGTataaaagttattattattatttgtaaaatatagtaattatatataataatcACAAAAGAGACTTAAAATGCAAAGACTCAAGTGTTACATAGTTAATACACCTTGCTACTTTCCACCTGCTTACTCATTTTTTCCCTAATTTACCATGGATCTAATTCATGGTCAGTGTGTCTAGTTTTCACTTACCAAACACAAGGTTCCTTCCATAAGTATCCAAACAAAGCACCACCTGGTGAACGTCTCCATGATGCATGAATTCCTGTCTGAAGATCCATCCACTCTCACCTGAACTTCATTCAGGCCCAGTTAAGTTTTTAAAGTCCATGTTGAACAGCCACATTAAACGCTGGGAGAGACACTTGGTCGTACCAGCAGGAAACTCTCTGCGTGCTGCAGCTTCcactcacagcacacacactgggaGGCTTTGTCAGATCTCGAGGTTTTTAACACTCAGTTTTGCAgtgtctgccctctctctctctcacccacccacccaccaacccaaccacacacacatttaatctGTTCTTGAGGGATGTGCAGTGTTAACAATATCACACTGTGTCTCCTTCCT from Epinephelus fuscoguttatus linkage group LG20, E.fuscoguttatus.final_Chr_v1 includes:
- the LOC125880504 gene encoding neurexophilin-1-like; this encodes METFTRWCFVWILMEGTLCLLVLGQSHANFTFSKRTSPELNRDQDPPSQKNLALQTGSLMQNTKLPISRFIPLSKQGLMEVLGRNSQPHSNPSLKIKLRPVMKVHGTSKVSRTFSWGDFYSNIKTVKLNLLIMGKIVDHGNGSLGVYFRHNSTGVGNVSVSLVPPMKEVEFDLERQSVVNPKDSKTFNCRVDYEKTERNKKVMLCNYDPSKTCAQEQIQSHVTWMCSKPFQVICIYVSFYSTDYRLVQKVCPDYNYQSPGAYLPTG